One genomic segment of Bacillus oleivorans includes these proteins:
- a CDS encoding serine hydrolase codes for MNTGLLGEKIKEIKEQCAGRLSVLIDIGEQKIEADSEQIFLSASLIKIPILIAGFRQVEQKILDPAELIYVPRDEKVGGSGVLATFSDPVHLTVRDLLTLMITVSDNTATNILIDLIGLEAIQSCIKDLDLKSTILNRKLMDIESKEKGIENSTSASDIVNCLKAIHRGSFLSHNSTQAVLSIMAQQQFTHKLPAYVDTEKVKVFNKTGELDGAEHDCMILTFGEKTAYVAVLTDQLEHNESGRQTIRQIGKHVYDCLIS; via the coding sequence ATGAATACAGGCTTATTAGGAGAAAAAATAAAAGAAATAAAAGAACAATGCGCTGGCAGATTAAGTGTTTTGATTGATATTGGCGAGCAAAAAATAGAAGCCGACAGTGAACAAATCTTTTTATCAGCCAGTCTCATTAAAATTCCTATTTTAATAGCAGGCTTTCGTCAAGTTGAACAAAAAATACTGGATCCGGCTGAATTAATTTATGTGCCAAGGGATGAAAAAGTAGGAGGTTCGGGTGTATTAGCCACATTTTCTGACCCTGTCCATTTAACCGTTCGGGATTTACTGACTTTAATGATTACAGTCTCCGATAATACAGCTACTAATATCTTAATTGACCTGATTGGGTTAGAAGCGATTCAATCTTGTATAAAGGACTTAGACTTGAAATCTACTATACTCAATCGAAAATTGATGGATATTGAATCAAAAGAAAAAGGAATTGAGAACTCTACCAGTGCAAGTGATATCGTAAACTGTTTAAAAGCTATTCACAGGGGATCTTTTTTATCACACAACAGCACTCAGGCGGTTCTTTCCATAATGGCTCAGCAGCAATTCACCCATAAGCTCCCAGCCTATGTCGATACGGAAAAAGTAAAAGTTTTTAACAAAACAGGAGAGTTAGATGGGGCAGAACATGACTGTATGATTTTAACTTTTGGAGAAAAAACGGCGTACGTTGCAGTCTTAACAGACCAACTAGAACATAATGAATCGGGCCGGCAAACAATCAGACAAATTGGAAAACATGTGTATGACTGTCTAATTTCCTAA